Within the Cetobacterium ceti genome, the region TAACTGTTCTTAATCTCACATCTGTAATTTTCATGTTTAAATGCACCTTCCTTTGATTTTAGTAGTTTTTATAGAAAACTGCAAAGATAGAATTTACAGTTTTTTATTTTTTCTTCTAGCTTGCTAAGGTAAGTTTTACCCTCACCTTTTTTTACAAAGGTAAAGTAAGCACTTCCACTACCAGACATGAAAAATTCCAGACCCCCTATGCTATCTAGTTTCTTCCTAAATCCAATAATATTTTCATTGTCCACAAGTAGAGCTTCCTCTAAGTTGTTTTCAATTCCCCTCTTTACCAATTCCAAGCTATTTTCTCTTAACCCCATTAAAATACTATTCATATTGGCACTTTTCATTTTTTCAATTTTACTTGAATTTTTATAGGCAGCCACTGTGGACACTCCAAATTCTGGCTTAAGTAGGATAATATCACAGTCTAGATTGTTTTCAACCCTTTCTAAAATTTCTCCGATTCCCTGTACTCTTGCTGTTTTATTTACAAGAAAAAATGGTAAATCAGCTCCTACTCCCTTACTTAGTTCAATTAACTCCACCAAATTTAGCGGATAATTATGAAGTTCGTTTAAAGCTTTTAAAAAATGAGCTCCGTCTGAACTTCCCCCTCCTAATCCTGCTTCACTTGGTACATTTTTTTCTAAGTATAGGTCCACTTTCCTTTTTTTTAACCCAGTTTTTTCATAAAATTTTTCATAAACCTTATAAACTATATTTTCAGGTCCAAGGGGAATATTCTTCAAATTTGAAGTTATATTTAAATCTCCCTCTTCCTCATGAAACTTAATATGTAGAAAATCCGCCAGGGATATTGGTGCCATTATCATATCTAAAAGATGATACCCATTGGGTAATTTTCCAGTTATATTCAGTCCTATATTTATTTTTCCATTGGCAGCTATGATTTTATTACTCATCAAATAGGTCTCCTTCACCATCTAAGTTAACCTCTATTCCACGACTATCTAAAACTTCTACCAATTCAGAAGTTCTTCCCTTTGGTACATTCCCTTCAGGTACTTCTAAAATACGAAACTTAAAATATCTATTGTAGTATTCAAGCTCTAATTCCATGCCAACTTTTACCTCAGTACTAGCCTTAGCAACCTTGCCATTTAATTTTGCCTTTCCTCCATCTACAACAATTTTTGCAACTGGTCTTCTTTTAATAATTCTTGTCACCTTTAAAAACTTATCTAATCTCATTTTATGCGTCCTTTCTGATTCTATTTATACTATATTTTTTTTAGAAGTCAATAGAATGAAATCTATCTTTTTTTGGATTCTTCCCAAAGTTTATCCATCTCTTCCAATGAAGCCCCAGGTAATTGGCACTTTGACTCCACATATCTAAATCTTTTATCGAATTTATTAATGGTCTTTAATAAGGCCTCCTGGGCATCAATTTCTAAGCTTCTGCTTAGGTTAACAAGGGAAAACATCAAGTCTCCCAATTCGTTTTTTATATTTTCCCTATTTTTATTTTTCAGTTCAACTCTTAATTCCTCTATCTCCTCTTGAACCTTATCTAAAACTCCATCTATATTTGGCCAATCAAACCCAACCTTGGCTACTTTTTTCTGAATTTTTTGGGCTCTCATTAGAGGTGGCATATTTTTAGGTATCCCATCTAAAATAGATTTCCTATCTTCATGGGCCTTTTCCTCTCTTTTTATTCTTTCCCAGTTAATGGCAACTTCCTCACTAGAATTTACCTTTACATCACTTTTAAAAATATGGGGGTGTCTTCTTATTAGCTTTTCATTTATAGCCCTTGCCACATCCCCTATATTAAAAGTTCCCTCTTCCTTGGCTATTTGAGATTGGAAAACAATTTGTAATAAAAGATCTCCTAATTCATCACAAAGTTTTTCTCTATCCATATCCATAGCCTCTAAAACTTCATAGGTTTCCTCTAGTAAATAGGGTTTTAAACTCTCTATACTTTGCTCCCTATCCCAAGGACATCCATTTTCCCCACGGAGCTTTTCCATAATTTCTACCAATCTATAAAATTCCTTCATTTTTCCTCCTACTTCAAATATTCATAAAGGAACTCCTCTATATCCCTTTTTTCCAAGTAGATACCATTCTCCTTTTTAGAATATTTTATCTCTCCTAATTCTATCATACTGTATAATTTTTCAAATTTTACAGATTCATTATAAAATTTTATAAAATATTTATTCTCTCTTTTTTCAATAATTTCAGTCAAGGCCTCTTTTCCTAAAATTTTAACTCTTAAATATCTAAATAAATTTTTTACAGGTTCAGGAACCTCTCCAAATCTATCTCTTAATTCAAGTTCTAAATTTTTAATATCCTTAACCTCATCCATATCCATAGCTCTTCTGTATATAATAAGTTTTTCATCCTTTTCTATATAGTCATCGGGAATATAGGCTTCCTCATCTAAATCCACCCTTAACTCCCTTTCAACTTTCACTTCCCCTGCAACTTTTTTTATCTCCTCTTGAAGAAGCTTCATATAAAGATTATACCCAAAAATTTCCAAGGCTCCATGCTGTTTCTCTCCTAATATCTCTCCAGCACCTCTTATTTTCATATCTTCTAGGGAAAGTTGAAATCCTCCTCCCCCATTTTCACTTAATTCCTTTAGGGATTCCTCACGCATTTTAACTTTTTTACCCTTACTCTTTTCCTCATCTAAAATAATATAGCAATACCCTTTTACCTTCCCTCTTCCAACTCTTCCTCTCAATTGATAAACTTGAGAAAGACCTAGTTTATCTATACCCTCTATAAAAATAGAGTTAGCATTTTCAATATCAATCCCATTTTCAATTATAGTTGAGGCAACTAAAATATCTATCTCTCCATCTTCAAAATCATCTAAAACCTTTTTAATCCTTTGGGCACTCATTTTTCCATGAATATAATCTACACTTATATATTTTGGAAGTAGACCTCTTAGCTCCTCTACTTTCTCCTCCATATTTTTAACCACATTGTATATATAAAAAATCTGTCCCTCTCTTCCAACTTCCTCTAAAATCTTTTCCCTTATAACTTTTTTATCCCTTTCTATAAATTGGGTTTCCACAGGAATTCTTCCCTCTGGGGCTGTCTCTATAATTGAAATATCCCTAATTCCCAAAAGAGCTAAATTTAAAGTTCTAGGTATAGGTGTTGCAGTCAATGTAAGTATATCCACTCTATCTCTAATTTTTTTTAATTTTTCCTTGGCCTTTACTCCAAATTTTTGTTCCTCATCTAAAACTATTAAACCTAAATCATTAAATTTAACATCCTCAGATAAAAGTCTATGGGTTCCTATAACCACATCTATACTTCCACTTTTTAAACCCTTTAAAACCTCTTCCTGTTCTCTATCATTTTTTATTCTGCTTAAAAGTTCCATGGTTATAGGGTAATCTTCAAATCTCTTTTTAAATCTTTCATAGTGTTGCTGAGCTAGCACAGTTGTAGGAGCCATAATAAGCACCTGTTTTCCATCCATTACACTTTTAAAGGTGGCTCTTATGGCTACCTCAGTTTTACCATATCCCACATCTCCACAAACAATTCTATCCATAACCTTAGGAGATTCCATATCTCTTTTTACCATATGAATTGCTGTTCTTTGATCCCTTGTTTCTCTATAGGGAAACTTTTCCTCAAACTCCTCTTGCCAAATGGTATCCTTTCCAAAGGCATATCCCATTACAGTTTTCCTTCTAGCTTGAACCTCTATTATCTCCTTGGCAAACTCTAACATCTCCTTTTCTAACTTTTCCCTACGTCTTTTAAATCCTCTAGTTCCTAAGTTATATATACTAGGAGTTATTCCTGGTTCACACACATATCTCTCTATTCTATTTAATCCTTCAATGGGAACAAAAAGTTTATCCTCATCAGCATACTTAATCTTTAAATATTCTCCATTATCTATTTTTTCAATTCCTAAATATATTCCCACACCATATTTTTCATGGATAATATAATCTCCCTCTAAAATTTGAGAAAGTTTTTCATATTTAACTCCCTCCTTGGAAAAATCCTTTTTCATAGGACTTCGTGAGGTTTCTGATTTTATAACTTCTAAATGTTTTCCCTCATTTTCAACCTTAGAGAAAAGCTCCTTTATCTCCCCTTCCCTTTCTCTCTCTCTTAAAATACCCGTTTCCATTTTATATTTTATAAGTTCTATATTTTCCACAAAAATTTTATATTTCTGTTTATATGAATATAGCAGTTGAAAAAAATCCATACTATTTTTATTATTTTTGTTTATATACATATGTAAACTATCTGATTTCTCTACAGTTTTTTGTGTATCTAGTGAAAAATATCCCATTCTATCAATTTCATCACCAAAGAATTCTAACCTCACTGGATTATCTCCACTAGGGGGAAATATATCCATAATATCCCCTCTAATTGAGAACTCCATTCTTTTTTCCACCATATAGTTTTTACTATATCCACTTTCCAAAAGAATCTTTTCTATCTCCTTCATAGGAAGATTTTTTCCCAATCTAAGTTCTAAAATGCTCTTTTCCTTGGAATACTTTTTCAAAAGTCCCTCTACAGAAATAAGTATTAAAAACTCCTTTTTATCCAAAGTATCTAGTAACTTATAATTAATTCTATAAAAATCATCTTCCTCAAGGAGATCATCCACTTTTACTATATTTTCCATTCCTAAATTTTTAACATTTTCATAATATATCTCTAAAT harbors:
- the ispE gene encoding 4-(cytidine 5'-diphospho)-2-C-methyl-D-erythritol kinase, with translation MSNKIIAANGKINIGLNITGKLPNGYHLLDMIMAPISLADFLHIKFHEEEGDLNITSNLKNIPLGPENIVYKVYEKFYEKTGLKKRKVDLYLEKNVPSEAGLGGGSSDGAHFLKALNELHNYPLNLVELIELSKGVGADLPFFLVNKTARVQGIGEILERVENNLDCDIILLKPEFGVSTVAAYKNSSKIEKMKSANMNSILMGLRENSLELVKRGIENNLEEALLVDNENIIGFRKKLDSIGGLEFFMSGSGSAYFTFVKKGEGKTYLSKLEEKIKNCKFYLCSFL
- a CDS encoding RNA-binding S4 domain-containing protein; translation: MRLDKFLKVTRIIKRRPVAKIVVDGGKAKLNGKVAKASTEVKVGMELELEYYNRYFKFRILEVPEGNVPKGRTSELVEVLDSRGIEVNLDGEGDLFDE
- the mazG gene encoding nucleoside triphosphate pyrophosphohydrolase, whose product is MKEFYRLVEIMEKLRGENGCPWDREQSIESLKPYLLEETYEVLEAMDMDREKLCDELGDLLLQIVFQSQIAKEEGTFNIGDVARAINEKLIRRHPHIFKSDVKVNSSEEVAINWERIKREEKAHEDRKSILDGIPKNMPPLMRAQKIQKKVAKVGFDWPNIDGVLDKVQEEIEELRVELKNKNRENIKNELGDLMFSLVNLSRSLEIDAQEALLKTINKFDKRFRYVESKCQLPGASLEEMDKLWEESKKR
- a CDS encoding DEAD/DEAH box helicase, with the translated sequence MYRDEVGNFLLEKKGKVVYIASSNRNLEIYYENVKNLGMENIVKVDDLLEEDDFYRINYKLLDTLDKKEFLILISVEGLLKKYSKEKSILELRLGKNLPMKEIEKILLESGYSKNYMVEKRMEFSIRGDIMDIFPPSGDNPVRLEFFGDEIDRMGYFSLDTQKTVEKSDSLHMYINKNNKNSMDFFQLLYSYKQKYKIFVENIELIKYKMETGILREREREGEIKELFSKVENEGKHLEVIKSETSRSPMKKDFSKEGVKYEKLSQILEGDYIIHEKYGVGIYLGIEKIDNGEYLKIKYADEDKLFVPIEGLNRIERYVCEPGITPSIYNLGTRGFKRRREKLEKEMLEFAKEIIEVQARRKTVMGYAFGKDTIWQEEFEEKFPYRETRDQRTAIHMVKRDMESPKVMDRIVCGDVGYGKTEVAIRATFKSVMDGKQVLIMAPTTVLAQQHYERFKKRFEDYPITMELLSRIKNDREQEEVLKGLKSGSIDVVIGTHRLLSEDVKFNDLGLIVLDEEQKFGVKAKEKLKKIRDRVDILTLTATPIPRTLNLALLGIRDISIIETAPEGRIPVETQFIERDKKVIREKILEEVGREGQIFYIYNVVKNMEEKVEELRGLLPKYISVDYIHGKMSAQRIKKVLDDFEDGEIDILVASTIIENGIDIENANSIFIEGIDKLGLSQVYQLRGRVGRGKVKGYCYIILDEEKSKGKKVKMREESLKELSENGGGGFQLSLEDMKIRGAGEILGEKQHGALEIFGYNLYMKLLQEEIKKVAGEVKVERELRVDLDEEAYIPDDYIEKDEKLIIYRRAMDMDEVKDIKNLELELRDRFGEVPEPVKNLFRYLRVKILGKEALTEIIEKRENKYFIKFYNESVKFEKLYSMIELGEIKYSKKENGIYLEKRDIEEFLYEYLK